One Orrella dioscoreae genomic window carries:
- a CDS encoding RNA polymerase sigma factor has translation MAALPDIEQLYAAHAERVRRFLVLKTGDAELAADLLHDCYARLIVRLQEGMPDNVLSYLYTVATHLLIDHRRNHHQARTQAVALETLEEVHDPAAGLDVQADARQRLRRLHDALQELPVRTQQIFQLCRIEGMRYQDAARHLNVSTSAVQKHLALALDFLRERAGTED, from the coding sequence GTGGCGGCCTTACCCGATATCGAGCAACTCTATGCAGCGCACGCGGAGCGGGTGCGGCGCTTCCTGGTCTTGAAGACGGGCGACGCCGAACTTGCCGCGGATCTGCTGCATGACTGCTATGCGCGGCTGATCGTGCGCCTGCAGGAAGGCATGCCGGACAACGTGCTGTCGTACCTGTACACGGTGGCCACGCACCTGTTGATCGATCATCGCCGCAACCACCATCAGGCTCGCACCCAGGCGGTGGCACTGGAAACGCTGGAAGAGGTGCACGATCCGGCTGCCGGGCTGGACGTGCAGGCCGATGCGCGCCAACGCCTGCGCCGCCTGCACGATGCGTTGCAGGAGCTGCCTGTGCGCACGCAGCAGATCTTCCAGCTGTGCCGGATCGAAGGCATGCGCTACCAGGATGCCGCGCGCCACTTGAACGTTTCCACCAGCGCCGTGCAGAAGCACCTGGCCCTGGCGCTGGATTTCCTGCGCGAGCGGGCCGGGACCGAGGACTGA
- a CDS encoding D-amino acid dehydrogenase: MPRIAVLGAGITGVTTAYLLNQAGLDVTVIDRKLYPAMETSYANGGQLSASNAEVWNQVSTLAKGLRWMFQPDAPLLMNPRPSWHKAVWLAEFLWAVRKYRQNTIATTRLAIEARQHLYAMAQQEGIDFDLERRGILHVYHDRAGFEAAARGNALLQAGGLERHAVTPEEIRRIEPALQGHYHGGYYTPSDATGDIHKFTRGLARACERRGVRFLHGRDITGLDHSQAGVRVDMAPLDAGTGERVADIESLQVDAVVICAGVGSRRLAALAGDRVNVYPVKGYSITVHLDDEASVRGAPWTSLLDERAKIVTSRLGRDRFRVAGTAEFNGENRDIRADRVEPLLRWTRAHFAMDTSRVVPWAGLRPMMPDMMPRVQRGKRPGVYYNTGHGHLGWTLSAATAAGIAALVQADLPGLRQM; this comes from the coding sequence ATGCCCCGCATCGCCGTACTCGGCGCCGGCATCACCGGCGTCACGACTGCCTATCTTCTGAACCAGGCCGGCCTGGACGTCACGGTCATCGACCGCAAGCTGTATCCGGCCATGGAAACGTCCTACGCCAACGGCGGCCAGCTGTCGGCCAGCAACGCCGAAGTCTGGAACCAGGTGTCCACCCTTGCCAAGGGCCTGCGCTGGATGTTCCAGCCCGATGCCCCGCTGCTCATGAACCCGCGCCCCTCGTGGCACAAGGCCGTATGGCTGGCCGAGTTCCTGTGGGCCGTGCGCAAGTACCGCCAGAACACCATCGCCACCACGCGCCTGGCCATCGAGGCCCGCCAGCACCTGTACGCCATGGCGCAGCAGGAAGGCATCGACTTCGATCTCGAACGCCGCGGCATCCTGCACGTCTATCACGACCGCGCGGGCTTCGAGGCCGCGGCGCGCGGCAACGCCCTGCTGCAGGCCGGCGGCCTGGAACGCCACGCCGTCACGCCCGAGGAAATCCGCCGCATCGAACCGGCGCTGCAAGGCCATTACCACGGCGGCTACTACACGCCGTCGGACGCCACCGGCGACATCCACAAGTTCACACGCGGCCTGGCCCGCGCCTGCGAACGCCGCGGCGTGCGCTTCCTGCATGGCCGAGACATCACCGGCCTGGATCACTCACAAGCCGGCGTGCGCGTGGACATGGCGCCGCTGGATGCGGGCACCGGCGAACGCGTGGCGGACATCGAATCCTTGCAGGTCGATGCCGTCGTGATCTGCGCGGGCGTGGGCAGCCGCCGCCTGGCCGCATTGGCGGGCGACCGCGTGAACGTCTATCCGGTCAAGGGCTATTCCATCACCGTCCACCTGGACGACGAAGCCAGCGTGCGCGGCGCGCCCTGGACGAGCCTGCTCGACGAGCGCGCCAAGATCGTCACCTCGCGCCTGGGCCGTGACCGCTTCCGCGTGGCCGGCACGGCGGAATTCAACGGCGAGAACCGCGACATCCGCGCGGACCGCGTCGAGCCGCTGCTGCGCTGGACGCGCGCCCATTTCGCCATGGACACCTCGCGCGTGGTGCCCTGGGCGGGCCTGCGGCCGATGATGCCCGACATGATGCCGCGCGTGCAGCGCGGCAAGCGGCCTGGCGTCTACTACAACACCGGCCACGGCCACCTGGGCTGGACCTTGTCGGCGGCCACGGCGGCAGGCATCGCCGCGCTGGTGCAGGCCGACTTGCCGGGGTTGCGGCAGATGTGA
- a CDS encoding CoA-acylating methylmalonate-semialdehyde dehydrogenase — MPADTSAPPLVAHWIQGQPHAGQGAGRSPITNPATGKVRAQAALANAADVDAAVASAQAAFPKWAETPPARRARVLFKFLELLNTHREELAHLITAEHGKVFDDAMGEVARGIDIVEFACGAPQLLKGDYTDQVSGGMDNWTLRQPLGVVAGVTPFNFPVMVPMWMFPMALAAGNTFVLKPSPLDPSPSLRIAALLKEAGLPDGVFNVVQGDKDAVEALLAHPDVKAVSFVGSTPIAQRIYETGARHGKRVQALGGAKNHMVVMPDADLEQAADALIGAAFGSAGERCMAISVAVLVGDVGKTLIPVLAERARTLKIRNGESAGAEMGPIVTAAALARIRGAIDEGVREGAALVVDGRGFDASLAGEGCEAGFWLGATLFDKVTPGMRLYREEIFGPVLACVHVKDLAEAVALINAHEFGNGVSCFTRDGQAAREFSRRIEVGMVGINVPIPVPMAWHGFGGWKRSLFGDMHAYGEEGIRFYTRQKSVMQRWPDSIGKGAEFSMPTP; from the coding sequence CGCCCATCACCAACCCCGCCACTGGCAAGGTGCGCGCGCAGGCCGCGCTGGCGAATGCCGCCGACGTGGACGCCGCCGTGGCATCGGCGCAAGCGGCCTTCCCGAAGTGGGCCGAGACGCCGCCGGCGCGACGCGCGCGCGTGCTGTTCAAGTTCCTGGAGCTGCTGAACACGCATCGCGAGGAACTGGCCCATCTCATCACGGCCGAGCACGGCAAGGTGTTCGATGACGCGATGGGTGAGGTGGCGCGCGGTATCGACATCGTCGAGTTCGCCTGCGGCGCCCCGCAGTTGCTGAAGGGCGACTACACCGACCAGGTGTCGGGCGGCATGGACAACTGGACGCTGCGCCAGCCCCTGGGCGTGGTGGCAGGCGTCACGCCCTTCAATTTTCCGGTGATGGTGCCGATGTGGATGTTCCCGATGGCGCTGGCCGCCGGCAACACCTTCGTGCTCAAGCCCAGCCCGCTGGATCCGTCGCCGTCGCTGCGCATCGCGGCGCTGCTGAAGGAAGCCGGCCTGCCGGACGGCGTCTTCAACGTGGTGCAGGGTGACAAGGACGCGGTGGAGGCGCTGCTGGCGCACCCGGATGTGAAGGCGGTGTCTTTCGTGGGCTCCACGCCGATTGCGCAGCGCATCTATGAAACCGGCGCGCGCCACGGCAAGCGGGTGCAGGCCCTGGGCGGCGCGAAGAACCACATGGTGGTGATGCCCGATGCAGACCTGGAACAGGCGGCCGATGCGCTGATCGGCGCGGCTTTCGGTTCGGCGGGCGAGCGCTGCATGGCGATCTCGGTGGCCGTACTGGTGGGCGACGTGGGCAAGACGCTGATTCCCGTGCTGGCCGAGCGTGCCCGCACGCTGAAGATCCGCAATGGCGAGAGCGCGGGCGCGGAAATGGGCCCCATCGTGACGGCGGCGGCCCTGGCGCGCATCCGTGGCGCCATCGATGAAGGCGTGCGCGAAGGCGCCGCGCTGGTGGTGGATGGCCGGGGGTTCGACGCCAGCCTGGCCGGCGAGGGCTGCGAGGCAGGCTTCTGGCTGGGCGCCACGCTGTTCGACAAGGTGACGCCTGGCATGCGCCTGTATCGCGAGGAAATCTTCGGGCCGGTGCTGGCCTGCGTGCACGTGAAGGACCTGGCCGAGGCGGTGGCGCTGATCAACGCGCACGAATTCGGCAACGGCGTGAGCTGCTTTACCCGCGATGGCCAGGCCGCGCGCGAGTTCAGCCGCCGCATCGAAGTGGGCATGGTGGGCATCAACGTGCCCATTCCGGTGCCCATGGCCTGGCACGGCTTCGGCGGCTGGAAGCGCTCCCTCTTCGGCGACATGCATGCCTATGGCGAAGAGGGCATCCGTTTCTATACCCGCCAGAAGAGCGTGATGCAGCGCTGGCCCGACAGCATCGGCAAGGGCGCGGAGTTCTCGATGCCGACGCCCTGA
- a CDS encoding biliverdin-producing heme oxygenase yields MQTATETVTPAGQPNAARKPGRALHLREATSALHAQVDAAMMAGEPMKDREHYAQFLIVQYRFHQLTRHYFRDPILNGWLPGLAERERLAALEQDCRDLGLTPEHYLNLPLATPRHAAGRATALGWLYVTEGSNLGAAFLYKAAQALGLDADFGARHLAPHADGRALHWKTFVAQLDAAPVGDQYESLVVEGAQAAFLRVIALAQGMAQG; encoded by the coding sequence ATGCAGACCGCCACCGAGACCGTCACGCCCGCCGGGCAGCCCAATGCCGCCCGCAAGCCCGGGCGCGCCTTGCACCTGCGGGAGGCCACCAGCGCGCTGCACGCCCAGGTGGATGCGGCCATGATGGCGGGCGAGCCCATGAAGGACCGCGAGCACTATGCGCAATTCCTGATCGTGCAGTACCGCTTCCACCAACTGACCCGCCATTACTTCCGCGATCCGATCCTGAATGGCTGGCTGCCCGGTCTGGCCGAGCGCGAGCGCCTCGCCGCGCTCGAGCAGGACTGCCGTGACCTGGGGCTGACGCCCGAGCATTACCTGAACCTGCCGCTGGCCACGCCGCGCCATGCCGCCGGCCGTGCAACCGCATTGGGATGGCTGTACGTCACCGAGGGCTCGAACCTGGGGGCGGCGTTCCTGTACAAGGCGGCGCAAGCGCTGGGGCTGGATGCCGATTTCGGCGCCCGGCATCTGGCGCCGCACGCGGATGGCCGCGCCTTGCACTGGAAGACTTTCGTCGCCCAGCTCGATGCGGCGCCGGTGGGCGACCAGTACGAGTCGCTGGTGGTGGAGGGCGCGCAGGCCGCGTTCCTGCGGGTGATCGCCCTGGCGCAAGGCATGGCGCAGGGGTAA